Proteins from a single region of Buchnera aphidicola (Cinara curvipes):
- the rplF gene encoding 50S ribosomal protein L6, whose product MSRVAKSPIVIPKNVTITLDNLEIIISGPLGSLKRVIHICVKIIKKDNCLFFSHNHSSESYGWMQAGTCRSLIYMMIIGVTIGFKKQLNLFGIGYRVIIKENNILKLYLGFSHPVFYKLPNSIKAILLPQNEIILSGIDKQLVGQVAANIRSYRIPEPYKGKGIRYFNEVVRIKEAKKK is encoded by the coding sequence ATGTCTCGTGTAGCAAAATCACCTATAGTTATTCCTAAAAATGTAACTATTACATTAGATAATTTAGAGATTATAATTAGCGGTCCATTAGGTTCATTAAAACGTGTAATTCATATTTGTGTAAAAATTATAAAAAAAGATAACTGTTTATTTTTTTCACATAATCATTCTTCTGAATCATATGGTTGGATGCAAGCAGGTACTTGTCGTTCTTTAATATATATGATGATTATTGGTGTTACTATTGGTTTTAAAAAACAATTAAATTTATTTGGTATTGGTTATCGTGTTATAATAAAAGAAAATAATATTCTAAAATTATATTTAGGTTTTTCACATCCTGTTTTTTATAAACTTCCAAATTCAATAAAGGCAATTTTATTACCTCAAAATGAAATTATTTTATCTGGAATAGATAAACAGCTTGTAGGGCAAGTAGCAGCTAATATACGATCTTATCGTATTCCTGAGCCTTATAAAGGAAAAGGTATTCGTTATTTCAATGAAGTAGTTCGTATTAAAGAGGCAAAAAAGAAGTAA